Proteins co-encoded in one Setaria viridis chromosome 9, Setaria_viridis_v4.0, whole genome shotgun sequence genomic window:
- the LOC117840995 gene encoding uncharacterized protein C24B11.05 — protein sequence MEFEDRCHKFDCLLFDLDDTLYPLSSGIAGHVKKNIEDYMVEKLGIDESKIENLGNLLYRNYGTTMAGLRAIGYSFDYDEYHAFVHGRLPYDNIKPDPVLKHILKNLRIRKLIFTNGDKVHALRALKRLGLEDCFEGIICFETLNPPCPPQGEQKPEIFDIAGHFARSGTAGELPKTPVLCKPNVDAMEEALRIANVNPHKAIFFDDSVRNIQAGKQIGLHTVLVGKSQRVKGADHALESIHNIREALPGLWEEAEKAEDVLYADRVAIETSVTA from the exons ATGGAGTTCGAAGACCGCTGCCACAAGTTCGACTGCCTGCTCTTCG ACCTCGACGACACTCTGTACCCGCTGAGCTCTGGGATCGCAGGCCATGTCAAGAAGAACATTGAAG ATTACATGGTTGAGAAGCTGGGTATTGATGAGAGCAAGATCGAGAACCTGGGGAATCTGCTGTACAGGAACTACGGCACCACGATGGCCGGCCTCAGG GCGATCGGTTACAGTTTCGATTACGATGAGTACCACGCCTTCGTCCATGGCAGGCTGCCCTACGACAACATCAAGCCCGACCCTGTTCTGAAGCACATTCTCAAGAACCTGCGCATCCGCAAGCTC ATATTCACTAACGGCGACAAGGTCCACGCCCTGCGAGCCCTCAAGAGGCTGGGCCTGGAGGACTGCTTCGAGGGGATCATCTGCTTCGAGACCCTGAacccgccgtgcccgccgcaGGGAGAGCAGAAGCCCGAGATCTTCGACATCGCCGGCCACTTCGCCCGGTCCGgcaccgccggcgagctccccaAGACCCCCGTCCTGTGCAAGCCCAACGTCGACGCCATGGAGGAGGCGCTCAGGATCGCCAACGTCAACCCCCACAAGGCG ATTTTCTTCGACGACAGCGTGCGCAACATCCAGGCCGGGAAGCAGATCGGCCTCCACACCGTGCTGGTGGGCAAGTCGCAGCGGGTGAAGGGCGCGGACCACGCGCTGGAGAGCATCCACAACATCAGGGAGGCGCTGCCGGGGCTGtgggaggaggccgagaaggcgGAGGACGTGCTCTACGCCGACCGCGTGGCGATCGAGACCTCCGTCACGGCGTAA
- the LOC117838085 gene encoding scarecrow-like protein 9, with protein MGLDNTYGELSGMFCGGLSYDGYADHSSSSDYFRFIDPLPAVVPQIAAEPYSNPSSTVSRANTETDNPEDWEFISDESLNYISRMLMEEDIDEKCSMYQAESAALRAAAKPFYDILGHKFPPSPDHQLTPWSVDSPSESGSSSRTQSVASTVTSSSVGGAVDSNRRYDAGRSGQMESYRGLCGQSSQPLVGPSSDACSAAGVLEDPLITNGRIPEYLFESLPTWDFRRGIEEAQKFLPVRNKLVIDLEAGGVARPQEARKDVSLNARKADVLNSRKNRQSEDLDLMEGRNIKQSAFCSDEPDWIEMFDDLLRQTEKKATDLRELMRNEASKNSQVTQTKGPSGPRTRGRKPTKKDVVDLRTILIHCAQAVAADDRRTANELLKQIRHHSKPNGDGAQRLAHCFADGLEARLAGTGSQLYHKLVAKRTTASDMLKAYHLYLAACPFKRLSHFLSNQTILSMIKNASKVHIIDFGIYFGFQWPCLIRRLSKREGGPPVLRITGIDVPQPGFRPTERIEETGQRLAEYAKKFNVPFEYQGIASKWETIRVEDLKIGKDEVVIVNCLYRFRNLIDETVAVDSPRNRVLNTIRQVNPAIFIHGIVNGSYSVPFFITRFREALFHFSALFDMLETTVPRDDAQRALIERDLFGREALNVIACEGSDRVERPETYKQWQVRNLRAGFVQSPLNQEIVMKAKDKVKDIYHKDFVIDEDSGWLLQGWKGRIIYAISTWKPKNN; from the coding sequence ATGGGTCTGGATAATACTTATGGCGAGCTATCTGGCATGTTCTGTGGAGGCTTGTCTTACGATGGTTACGCAGACCACAGCAGCTCAAGTGATTATTTCAGGTTCATAGATCCACTGCCTGCGGTTGTGCCCCAGATCGCAGCAGAGCCCTATTCCAATCCTTCATCCACCGTGTCGAGGGCCAACACTGAAACTGACAACCCGGAGGATTGGGAGTTCATCTCAGATGAGTCCCTCAACTATATTAGCCGGATGCTCATGGAGGAGGATATTGATGAGAAATGCAGCATGTACCAGGCGGAGTCAGCAGCACTACGTGCTGCTGCAAAGCCATTCTACGACATTCTTGGGCACAAGTTTCCACCGTCTCCTGATCACCAGCTGACCCCTTGGTCTGTGGACAGCCCCAGTGAGAGTGGCAGTAGCAGTCGTACACAATCTGTGGCAAGTACTGTTACTAGCAGCAGTGTTGGTGGTGCAGTGGATAGCAATCGGCGCTACGATGCTGGACGCAGTGGACAGATGGAATCTTATCGAGGCTTGTGTGGTCAGTCTTCTCAGCCGCTCGTTGGTCCATCAAGTGACGCATGCAGTGCAGCGGGTGTGCTAGAAGATCCTTTGATCACAAATGGGAGGATCCCTGAGTATTTGTTTGAGAGCCTTCCAACTTGGGATTTCAGGAGAGGCATCGAGGAAGCCCAGAAGTTTCTTCCTGTTAGGAATAAACTAGTAATTGATTTAGAagctggtggtgttgctagaCCCCAAGAAGCAAGGAAAGATGTTTCTTTAAATGCTAGGAAGGCAGATGTGTTGAACAGCAGGAAAAACAGACAGAGTGAAGACCTTGACCTGATGGAAGGACGGAACATTAAACAGTCTGCATTTTGTTCTGATGAGCCTGATTGGATTGAGATGTTTGATGATTTGCTTCGACAAACTGAGAAGAAGGCTACAGATCTGCGAGAGCTGATGCGCAATGAAGCTTCCAAGAATTCTCAGGTCACTCAGACGAAAGGGCCAAGTGGGCCACGGACACGAGGAAGGAAACCAACAAAGAAGGATGTGGTGGACCTTAGGACTATCCTCATCCACTGTGCACAGGCTGTGGCAGCAGATGACCGCAGAACTGCTAATGAATTGTTAAAACAAATAAGGCATCATTCCAAGCCAAATGGTGATGGCGCCCAGAGGTTGGCACATTGCTTTGCAGATGGTCTTGAGGCTCGCTTAGCAGGCACAGGGAGTCAGCTTTACCACAAGCTTGTGGCAAAACGTACAACTGCCTCTGACATGCTTAAAGCCTACCACCTTTACCTGGCAGCATGCCCGTTTAAGAGGCTTTCACATTTTCTTTCCAATCAGACAATCTTGAGTATGATAAAAAATGCATCAAAGGTGCATATCATTGACTTTGGCATTTATTTTGGCTTCCAATGGCCATGCCTAATCAGGCGCCTCTCCAAGAGGGAAGGTGGTCCGCCTGTTCTTCGCATCACTGGAATTGATGTACCTCAGCCAGGTTTCCGACCTACCGAGAGAATTGAAGAGACTGGACAAAGGCTTGCAGAATATGCTAAGAAGTTTAATGTCCCTTTTGAGTACCAGGGAATAGCATCAAAGTGGGAAACCATCCGTGTTGAGGATCTCAAAATTGGCAAGGATGAAGTTGTGATTGTTAATTGCCTGTACCGGTTCAGGAACTTGATTGATGAAACAGTTGCTGTAGACAGCCCTAGGAATAGGGTGCTCAACACCATAAGGCAAGTCAACCCAGCTATTTTCATCCATGGAATTGTGAATGGGTCATACAGCGTTCCCTTCTTCATCACACGTTTCCGTGAGGCATTGTTCCATTTCTCCGCATTGTTTGACATGCTAGAGACAACTGTCCCACGGGATGATGCCCAGCGTGCACTTATAGAGAGGGATCTGTTTGGCCGAGAGGCACTCAATGTTATTGCATGTGAGGGCTCAGACAGAGTTGAGAGACCCGAGACGTACAAACAGTGGCAGGTGAGGAACCTCAGGGCTGGATTTGTTCAATCGCCTTTAAACCAAGAAATTGTGATGAAAGCCAAGGACAAAGTAAAAGACATTTATCACAAGGACTTCGTCATAGATGAAGACAGCGGATGGCTCCTGCAAGGCTGGAAAGGAAGGATAATCTATGCCATATCTACATGGAAGCCTAAGAATAACTAG